Part of the Fervidobacterium thailandense genome, TAAACCTGCTCGGTCCGCTATAGAATAGGCGATGAATCCAGCAAGTATAGGAACCATAAGTGCGAATGCCGAACCACCACCAATCTTCATGAGGGCCCAAGGAAGTGTGCCTTCGTTTTCGAAAGCTTTGTATCCCCAAGCAAAAGAAAGTGCGATCGCGATACCACCGGCGACGACGAATGGGATCATGTAAGATACACCATTCAGTAGGTGTCTGTAAGCTCCTTTTCTTTGAGCTGAACGCTGTTGCTTTATTTCTTCGACTTTCTTGACGTAATCAACTTTCGCACTTTTCAGTGCTTCTTCGATGACTTCTTTACCGGCCTTGATGGCCCTCTGAACCGAAGTTTCGTAAATCCTTTTTCCCGCGAATCTCTCCCTTGGAACGGAAATATCGGCCGCGAGGATGACAACTTCTGCACGCTTGATGTCTTCCGGTGTTAGTTCGTTTTCAACACCCACCGAACCACGTGTTTCAACCTTGATCTCGTAACCAAGCTCCGCTGCGGCCTTTTTCAGTGATTCAGCGGCCATGTAGGTGTGGGCTATCCCTGTGGGACACGCGGTCACCGCAACGATAAGTTTCGACATACTATCCCCTCCTCCGAGTAAAATGAAAGTACGTTTTCCAAAGTCATACCGGAAAAGCCGTAGACTATTTTTGCCGTTGCGCACGCTCTTGCCAGCTTAATCTTTTCAAGTGTGTAATTCCCCGCAACGAAACCTGCCAGCAAAGCGTCCCCAGCTCCGACGGTGCTTTTAACGTTCACCCGTAATCCCGGTGCAAAAATTACTCGCGAATCGAAATAGTACTCGAATCCTTCAGCACCCTTAGAAAGTAGTATGTTTGTACCGTTCTTAAGAATACTTTGGACGTTGAAACCGGAGTTAGAACTGATAAGTTCGGAGAGTTCGTGGACGTTTGGTTTAATCAAATCGGGATTTGCCCGAAGACCTTCGCTGAGGAAGATTCCAGACGTATCGAGAACGGTCTGAACACCAAAGCCCTTTGCAATATTGATTAATCTTGCGTAAAAGTTCGGCGCAATACCTTCCGGTAGCGAACCGCTCAAAACAACACAAGATGAATGTTTGACCAGTTCTTGGAATTTCTTAAGAATCAAATCTTCAACATTTTCTTCATCAACATAGCCCCGTTCGTTGAGCTCCGTTACCTGGCCTGCACTTCTCTCAATAACTTTTATGTTTTCCCTTACATGAAATCTCTTCACCACAACGAGATCATAGTCCAGGCCAAGTGACTTGAGCTGAGTTTCGAAGTCAACCTTTTCTCGCTCTCCAACCAAAATTAACGCTCTGTTTGCAACTCCGAGTATCTTGAGTACTTTCGAAACGTTTATTCCCTTACCTCCAACTTCAACGTTCGTACTTTCGACTCTGTTTGTCTTTCCCACTTCGAAAGAATCCACCACGACTGTCTTATCGTAAGCTGGGTTCAGTGTAACGGTGAGTATCAAGCACATCACCTCTTTTCAAGAGTCACGTTGATTGCTGATCGTGGACAATCACCGTTACTCCACTTTTTTGGAATTCTTTCACGTACTGATTCAGAGAATCGAAGATGGCATACTTGAACGAAGTTATCGGTGCGATCTTCCACGTTGCTGTTTTTCCAGCTTTCGAGCTATCTGCAACGAGTATTGGAACCTCCGATATTTCAATCATCCTACGCTTTAGAAAAGCCTCGTCATCCGACGGAGTGTAGATGAACCTATCATCGAAACCATTTGCCGCGATAAAGGCTTTGAATATATGAAAACCTTCAAGAAAGTTCAAATCGTAGTTCTTGAAGATAAATGCACCGGTAATGTGCCTTAATTTGTTTCCTATGACGAAGAGTTCAATATTCTCCTTTGAATGAAGTTTGCAGATTACTTGAAGTGAATTTGTAAAAACCGTGAGCGGAGCGTCGAAAAGCGTGAATATTAGTTCGGCTATCTCGTAGGTTGTTGTACCGGCATCCAAAAAAATTACGTCGTGCCTTTCGATAAGTTTAAAAGCCTCTTGAGCGATCTTTTTCTTAGCTTCGATGTTCTCAACAATCTTTCGCTCGAAAGGATGTTCTTCAAGCAAAAATTCACCTTCGACCGTTGCTCCTCCTCTGATTCGTTTTATCTTTCTAAGCTTTTCGAGATACTCAAGGTCACGCCGTACGGTAATTTCGGGGACGTTCAAAACTTTCGCAAGGTTTCTAACAGATTCGTACCGACGTTCCTTTAAGATTGTTAATATCTTCTGAAGACGCTCCTCTCTAAGCATTAGAATCAATCTCCTTGAGAACCGCATAGATTTCATCGGCGGTTCGTGCTTTGAAAAGAGCTTCCCTAAAATCTTCGTACATAAGCTTAGCCGAAAGCTTCGCAAGTATCTTCAAATGCTCATCTGGAGCATTCTGTGGTACACCTATAGCAAAGACTAATCTGACGGGCTGGTCATCAAGGGAGTTCCATTCTACGTCGTGTTGACACTTGGCGACAACTACGAAAGGTTCGACAACGGCTTGACTTTTCGCATGCGGAATTGCAATTCCGAAGCCGATCCCGGTTGTAGAGTGTTCCTCTCTTTTCATCATTTCCAAAAGGAATTCTTCACTGTTCTTCACCAAGGTTTTGGATTTCAGGAATTCCGAAATCTCCTTTAGAACCTCTGATTTTGTTTTCGAGGAAACTTCTATTATTAGTTCTCTTTTGAAAACGCCCATCGAACCACCTCTCTTAGACGTTCTGGGGTATTTTCATCAACTTCGACATCATCTATGGTACTGAACCGCGACAAGAAATACTTGATTTTTGAGATAGCGTTGTAGGACATACTTAGTCTCCTAATACCTTTGGAAACGTAGAAATAAACAAGTTCTGGAATTCGAGCACTTTCACCACACACCGATAGTTCAATTCCTGCAGATTTGCTCGTGATTAGTTCTATCAGTTTCAAGAATCCGATGTTCAAGTGGTCGTAAAGATGACTAATCGACTCGTTCCCACGTTCCACCGCTACCGTGTACTGTAACAAATCGTTTGTTCCTATGCTTGCAAAATCCAAAATATCACGTGCATGGT contains:
- a CDS encoding 1-phosphofructokinase family hexose kinase, encoding MILTVTLNPAYDKTVVVDSFEVGKTNRVESTNVEVGGKGINVSKVLKILGVANRALILVGEREKVDFETQLKSLGLDYDLVVVKRFHVRENIKVIERSAGQVTELNERGYVDEENVEDLILKKFQELVKHSSCVVLSGSLPEGIAPNFYARLINIAKGFGVQTVLDTSGIFLSEGLRANPDLIKPNVHELSELISSNSGFNVQSILKNGTNILLSKGAEGFEYYFDSRVIFAPGLRVNVKSTVGAGDALLAGFVAGNYTLEKIKLARACATAKIVYGFSGMTLENVLSFYSEEGIVCRNLSLR
- a CDS encoding DeoR/GlpR family DNA-binding transcription regulator, whose translation is MLREERLQKILTILKERRYESVRNLAKVLNVPEITVRRDLEYLEKLRKIKRIRGGATVEGEFLLEEHPFERKIVENIEAKKKIAQEAFKLIERHDVIFLDAGTTTYEIAELIFTLFDAPLTVFTNSLQVICKLHSKENIELFVIGNKLRHITGAFIFKNYDLNFLEGFHIFKAFIAANGFDDRFIYTPSDDEAFLKRRMIEISEVPILVADSSKAGKTATWKIAPITSFKYAIFDSLNQYVKEFQKSGVTVIVHDQQST
- a CDS encoding PTS sugar transporter subunit IIA, with product MGVFKRELIIEVSSKTKSEVLKEISEFLKSKTLVKNSEEFLLEMMKREEHSTTGIGFGIAIPHAKSQAVVEPFVVVAKCQHDVEWNSLDDQPVRLVFAIGVPQNAPDEHLKILAKLSAKLMYEDFREALFKARTADEIYAVLKEIDSNA